A portion of the Streptomyces sp. NBC_01335 genome contains these proteins:
- a CDS encoding C40 family peptidase: protein MASHRKPRTPVRVSSQAVGFTTVALATATLLSTQSATAAPSAPKPSIEDVRKKVDDLYRQAGSATQEYNRAKDATVEQQGKVDALLEDAAKRADKVNEARRALGSYAAAQYRSGGLASTMTFFLADDPQSYFDQDHLMERRTSQQEKAVADFRTEQLAAAEKRTEATESLQALTESQADLRTSKQTVQDKLSEARTLLSKLTAEEKARLAELERKKEAEAKKKAEQLAAQQAAAAKEAAEKEAADTADTGSDTTASGSTGTATGSTTAASTKGAQALAFAESQIGKPYVWGATGPASYDCSGLTQAAWREAGVDLPRTTWDQVNVGTKVATADLRPGDLIFFYDDISHVGIYKGDGMMVHAPKPGAYVREESIYYMPIYGSVRPG from the coding sequence GTGGCATCGCATCGCAAACCCCGCACCCCGGTGCGCGTCTCGTCGCAGGCCGTCGGCTTCACCACGGTGGCGCTCGCGACCGCGACCCTGCTCTCCACGCAGAGCGCGACGGCCGCCCCCTCGGCGCCGAAGCCGAGCATCGAGGACGTACGGAAGAAGGTCGACGACCTCTACCGCCAGGCGGGCTCCGCGACGCAGGAGTACAACCGGGCGAAGGACGCCACGGTCGAGCAGCAGGGCAAGGTGGACGCCCTGCTGGAGGACGCGGCCAAGCGGGCGGACAAGGTCAACGAGGCCCGTCGCGCGCTGGGGAGCTACGCGGCGGCCCAGTACCGCAGCGGCGGACTGGCCTCCACCATGACGTTCTTCCTGGCGGACGACCCGCAGTCGTACTTCGACCAGGACCATCTGATGGAGCGGCGCACCAGCCAGCAGGAGAAGGCGGTCGCCGACTTCCGCACCGAGCAGCTGGCCGCCGCCGAGAAGCGCACCGAGGCCACCGAGAGCCTGCAGGCGCTGACCGAGTCGCAGGCGGATCTGCGCACCAGCAAGCAGACCGTGCAGGACAAGCTGTCCGAGGCGCGCACGCTGCTGTCGAAGCTGACCGCCGAGGAGAAGGCGCGCCTGGCGGAGCTGGAGCGGAAGAAGGAAGCCGAGGCGAAGAAGAAGGCGGAGCAGCTCGCCGCGCAGCAGGCCGCCGCCGCGAAGGAGGCGGCCGAGAAGGAGGCCGCCGACACGGCCGACACGGGCTCGGACACGACAGCCTCCGGCAGCACCGGCACCGCCACCGGCTCGACCACGGCCGCGTCCACCAAGGGTGCGCAGGCGCTGGCGTTCGCCGAGTCCCAGATCGGCAAGCCGTACGTGTGGGGAGCCACCGGCCCCGCGTCGTACGACTGCTCCGGCCTGACCCAGGCGGCCTGGCGGGAGGCGGGCGTCGACCTGCCGCGTACCACCTGGGACCAGGTCAACGTGGGGACGAAGGTCGCGACGGCGGACCTCCGGCCGGGGGACCTGATCTTCTTCTACGACGACATCAGCCACGTGGGCATCTACAAGGGCGACGGGATGATGGTCCACGCGCCGAAGCCGGGCGCGTACGTCCGCGAGGAGTCGATCTACTACATGCCGATCTACGGCAGCGTGCGGCCGGGCTGA
- a CDS encoding ATP-dependent DNA helicase — protein sequence MSSLFDDSFLTGLQPVDEGPPPPPEDHAPEEEPEGLFEGLFDAPPPPRDGYYRDGAPRPVLDSAALLDGLNTEQRAAVVHAGSPLLIVAGAGSGKTRVLTHRIAHLLAERGVHPGQILAITFTNKAAGEMKERVEQLVGPRANAMWVMTFHSACVRILRRESKRLGFTSSFSIYDAADSKRLMALVCRDLDLDPKRYPPKSFTAKVSNLKNELIDEETFAGQAADGFEKTLAQAYALYQARLREANALDFDDIIMTTVHLLQAFPDVAEHYRRRFRHVLVDEYQDTNHAQYTLVRELVGPAGEHDAPGELCVVGDADQSIYAFRGATIRNILQFEEDYPDATTILLEQNYRSTQTILSAANAVIERNESRRPKNLWTNAGTGTRIAGYVADTEHDEAQFVADEIDRLTDAGDAKAGDVAVFYRTNAQSRVFEEIFIRVGLPYKVVGGVRFYERKEVRDILAYLRVLANPEDSVPLRRILNVPKRGIGDRAEAMIDALSQREKISFGQALRRVDEAYGMAARSTNAVKRFNTLMEELRTVVESGAGPAVVLEAVMERTGYLAELQASTDPQDETRIENLQELAAVALEFEQDRARAAAEPAEGDEGGDVGGADAAADADAEAAGPSGTLAEFLEKVALVADSDQIPDEDEDGSGVITLMTLHTAKGLEFPVVFLTGMEDGVFPHMRALGQVKELEEERRLAYVGITRARERLYLTRASMRSAWGQPSYNPPSRFLEEIPDQHLEWKRKGPMAASAGPTSGITSSLSSSRARSGPSGFATRRTGDKPVVTLVVGDRVTHDQFGLGTVTAVEGFGDQAKATVDFGDERPKKLLLRYAPVEKL from the coding sequence ATGAGCAGCCTCTTTGACGACAGTTTCCTGACCGGCCTCCAGCCCGTGGACGAGGGGCCCCCGCCGCCCCCCGAGGACCACGCGCCCGAGGAGGAGCCCGAGGGCCTCTTCGAAGGGCTCTTCGACGCACCCCCGCCGCCCAGGGACGGGTACTACCGCGACGGCGCCCCGCGCCCGGTCCTCGACTCCGCCGCACTGCTCGACGGACTCAACACCGAGCAGCGCGCCGCCGTCGTGCACGCCGGATCCCCGCTGCTCATCGTCGCGGGCGCCGGCTCCGGCAAGACCCGGGTGCTCACCCACCGCATCGCCCACCTGCTCGCCGAGCGCGGCGTGCACCCCGGGCAGATCCTGGCGATCACCTTCACCAACAAGGCCGCCGGCGAGATGAAGGAGCGGGTCGAGCAGCTCGTCGGCCCCCGCGCCAACGCCATGTGGGTCATGACCTTCCACAGCGCGTGCGTCCGCATCCTGCGCCGCGAGTCGAAGCGGCTCGGCTTCACCTCGTCGTTCTCGATCTACGACGCGGCCGACTCCAAGCGGCTGATGGCCCTGGTCTGCCGCGACCTGGACCTCGACCCCAAGCGCTACCCGCCGAAGTCCTTCACCGCCAAGGTCTCCAACCTCAAGAACGAGCTCATCGACGAGGAGACCTTCGCCGGGCAGGCCGCCGACGGTTTCGAGAAGACCCTCGCCCAGGCGTACGCGCTCTACCAGGCGCGGCTGCGCGAGGCCAACGCCCTCGACTTCGACGACATCATCATGACGACGGTCCACCTGCTCCAGGCGTTCCCCGACGTCGCCGAGCACTACCGCCGCCGCTTCCGGCACGTCCTGGTCGACGAGTACCAGGACACCAACCACGCCCAGTACACCCTCGTACGCGAGCTGGTCGGACCGGCGGGCGAGCACGACGCGCCCGGCGAGCTCTGCGTCGTCGGTGACGCGGACCAGTCGATCTACGCCTTCCGGGGTGCGACGATCCGCAACATCCTCCAGTTCGAGGAGGACTACCCGGACGCCACCACGATCCTGCTGGAGCAGAACTACCGCTCCACGCAGACCATCCTCTCGGCCGCCAACGCCGTCATCGAGCGCAACGAGAGCCGCCGCCCCAAGAACCTCTGGACCAACGCCGGAACCGGCACCCGCATCGCCGGGTACGTCGCCGACACCGAGCACGACGAGGCGCAGTTCGTCGCCGACGAGATCGACCGGCTCACCGACGCGGGCGACGCCAAGGCCGGCGACGTCGCGGTCTTCTACCGCACCAACGCCCAGTCCCGCGTCTTTGAAGAGATCTTCATCCGCGTCGGCCTGCCCTACAAGGTCGTCGGCGGGGTCCGCTTCTACGAGCGCAAGGAGGTCCGGGACATCCTGGCCTACCTCCGGGTGCTCGCCAACCCCGAGGACTCCGTACCGCTGCGCCGCATCCTCAACGTGCCCAAGCGCGGCATCGGCGACCGCGCCGAAGCGATGATCGACGCCCTCTCGCAGCGCGAGAAGATCTCCTTCGGGCAGGCGCTGCGCCGCGTCGACGAGGCGTACGGCATGGCGGCCCGCTCCACCAACGCCGTGAAGCGGTTCAACACGCTGATGGAGGAGCTGCGCACCGTCGTGGAGTCCGGCGCGGGCCCCGCGGTCGTGCTGGAAGCCGTCATGGAACGCACCGGCTACCTCGCCGAACTCCAGGCGTCCACCGACCCGCAGGACGAGACACGCATCGAGAACCTCCAGGAACTCGCCGCCGTCGCCCTGGAGTTCGAGCAGGACCGGGCCCGCGCGGCGGCCGAGCCGGCGGAGGGCGACGAAGGTGGCGACGTGGGTGGCGCCGACGCCGCTGCGGACGCCGACGCCGAGGCGGCCGGGCCGTCCGGGACGCTCGCGGAGTTCCTGGAGAAGGTGGCCCTGGTCGCCGACTCCGACCAGATCCCCGACGAGGACGAGGACGGCTCCGGCGTCATCACGCTGATGACGCTGCACACCGCCAAGGGCCTGGAGTTCCCCGTCGTCTTCCTCACCGGCATGGAGGACGGCGTCTTCCCGCACATGCGGGCGCTGGGCCAGGTCAAGGAGCTGGAGGAGGAACGCCGCCTCGCGTACGTCGGGATCACCCGCGCCCGCGAACGCCTCTACCTCACCCGCGCCTCCATGCGGAGCGCCTGGGGTCAGCCCTCGTACAACCCGCCGTCGCGGTTCCTGGAGGAGATCCCGGACCAGCACCTGGAGTGGAAGCGGAAGGGGCCGATGGCGGCCTCGGCCGGACCCACCTCCGGGATCACCTCGTCGCTCTCCTCCTCCCGCGCCCGCTCCGGCCCCTCCGGCTTCGCGACCCGGCGCACCGGCGACAAGCCGGTCGTCACCCTGGTGGTCGGGGACCGGGTCACGCACGACCAGTTCGGCCTGGGCACGGTGACCGCCGTCGAGGGCTTCGGCGACCAGGCGAAGGCCACCGTCGACTTCGGCGACGAGCGGCCCAAGAAGCTGCTGCTGCGGTACGCCCCCGTCGAGAAGCTGTAG
- a CDS encoding PspC domain-containing protein: MTASPPAAPPGEAPPGAPKSAPKPQLRRSPRQKVVAGVCGGLGRYFDVDPVIFRVVLGVLAVAGGTGLILYGFAWLLVPVEGEEENEFRGLLSGRVEGPPLVALLFALVGCGLFLSMINNGGVLAFAALLVLAVAGFAVWTRHGRPAATDEEPDRAARDGRDDRAAGDSVPSAPRTAPAPAPSGRGSVPPEVQAPPAPAGPSWWRDPIVKDGTTGPVGAGYLWGPADAVPGSAGEADGPGRARGGHHGAPHHGPHRKHPAHGRHVPPVATDPRERTHGPHSIGGLVRFLAIVAGVAAAWPGWGRHPLGESLQIGAVAALAVLGVGLLVASFFGRTGFGTLVFALLVTGVLAASTVLPRDIGTTWARTEWRPVTAAQLRPSYDIGAGTARLDLSGLPVPLGTALSTRVEAGAGRVVVVVPQDATVRVRAEVGLGDVTLPGDPAGQDVDIAPDRQTTRTLAPPRGADPAGTIELRLEVGLGQVEVTRAAS, encoded by the coding sequence ATGACCGCTTCCCCGCCCGCCGCGCCCCCCGGCGAGGCGCCCCCCGGCGCACCGAAGAGCGCACCGAAACCGCAGCTGAGGCGGAGCCCCCGGCAGAAGGTGGTGGCGGGGGTGTGCGGCGGCCTCGGCCGGTACTTCGACGTGGACCCGGTCATCTTCCGGGTGGTCCTCGGGGTGCTCGCCGTCGCGGGCGGCACCGGGCTGATCCTCTACGGCTTCGCGTGGCTGCTGGTTCCGGTGGAGGGCGAGGAGGAGAACGAGTTCCGCGGGCTGCTCTCCGGCCGGGTGGAGGGGCCGCCGCTGGTGGCGCTGCTCTTCGCGCTGGTCGGCTGCGGGCTCTTCCTCTCGATGATCAACAACGGCGGGGTCCTGGCGTTCGCCGCGCTGCTGGTGCTGGCGGTCGCCGGGTTCGCGGTGTGGACGAGGCACGGCCGGCCCGCCGCCACGGACGAGGAACCGGACCGGGCCGCCCGGGACGGCCGGGACGACCGGGCCGCCGGGGACTCCGTACCTTCCGCGCCCCGCACCGCCCCGGCGCCGGCGCCCTCCGGCCGGGGCTCGGTGCCGCCGGAGGTCCAGGCGCCCCCGGCGCCGGCCGGGCCGTCGTGGTGGCGGGACCCGATCGTCAAGGACGGCACGACGGGGCCGGTGGGCGCGGGGTACCTGTGGGGCCCGGCGGACGCGGTGCCGGGCTCGGCGGGCGAGGCGGACGGGCCGGGCCGGGCGCGCGGCGGACACCACGGGGCACCGCACCACGGGCCGCACCGGAAGCACCCGGCGCACGGGAGGCACGTGCCGCCGGTCGCCACCGATCCGCGGGAGAGGACGCACGGGCCGCACTCGATCGGGGGCCTGGTGCGGTTCCTGGCGATCGTCGCCGGGGTGGCCGCCGCCTGGCCCGGCTGGGGCAGGCACCCGCTCGGCGAGAGCCTCCAGATCGGGGCGGTCGCGGCGCTCGCCGTCCTCGGGGTGGGGCTGCTGGTCGCCTCGTTCTTCGGCCGGACCGGTTTCGGCACGCTGGTGTTCGCGCTGCTCGTCACGGGGGTGCTCGCGGCGTCGACCGTACTGCCGAGGGACATCGGGACGACGTGGGCGCGGACCGAGTGGCGTCCCGTCACCGCCGCCCAGCTGCGGCCGTCCTACGACATCGGGGCCGGTACCGCCCGCCTCGACCTGTCCGGGCTGCCGGTCCCGCTGGGAACAGCCCTCTCCACCCGGGTGGAGGCGGGGGCCGGGCGCGTGGTGGTCGTCGTCCCGCAGGACGCGACGGTCCGGGTGCGGGCGGAGGTGGGGCTCGGGGACGTGACCCTGCCCGGCGATCCGGCCGGCCAGGACGTCGACATCGCCCCGGACCGGCAGACCACCCGCACCCTGGCGCCCCCCAGGGGCGCGGACCCGGCCGGCACGATCGAGCTGCGCCTGGAAGTCGGTCTCGGACAGGTGGAGGTCACCCGTGCTGCTTCATGA
- a CDS encoding DoxX family protein — MQGHGSNGYGRVPGEPKGLSELARTYALLPLRVFLGVTFIYAGLDKLTDSAFLSSSGAGSIGDQMRGVRDSAGAPWLVDLALHSPVGFGYAIALGELAVGLGTLFGLWGRLAALGGALISLSLWLTVSWQATPYYYGNDLVYLMAWLPLLLAGSGPFSLGTLLPPRRRRSL, encoded by the coding sequence ATGCAGGGCCACGGAAGCAACGGTTACGGACGCGTTCCCGGCGAACCGAAGGGGCTGAGCGAGCTGGCGCGCACCTACGCGCTGCTGCCGCTGCGGGTCTTCCTCGGCGTCACCTTCATCTACGCCGGGCTCGACAAGCTGACGGACAGCGCCTTCCTGTCGTCGAGCGGAGCCGGCTCGATCGGCGACCAGATGCGCGGGGTCCGCGACTCCGCCGGGGCCCCCTGGCTCGTCGACCTGGCGCTGCACAGCCCGGTCGGCTTCGGGTACGCCATCGCGCTCGGCGAGCTCGCCGTCGGCCTCGGCACCCTGTTCGGGCTCTGGGGCCGGCTCGCCGCGCTCGGCGGCGCGCTGATCTCGCTGAGCCTCTGGCTCACCGTGAGCTGGCAGGCGACCCCGTACTACTACGGCAACGACCTCGTCTACCTCATGGCCTGGCTGCCGCTGCTGCTCGCCGGATCGGGGCCCTTCTCGCTGGGCACGCTCCTGCCGCCGCGCCGCCGCCGGAGCCTGTAG
- a CDS encoding response regulator transcription factor, whose amino-acid sequence MTENTEATTQGPERRVRVVLVDDHRMFRTGVQAEIGRTEETGVEVVGEAADVDQAVTVITATRPEVVLLDVHLPGGGGVEVLRRCAPLMSAAENPVRFLALSVSDAAEDVIGVIRGGARGYVTKTITGDDLVNSVFRVQEGDAVFSPRLAGFVLDAFASTDAPPVDEDLDRLTQREREVLRLIARGYAYKEIAKQLFISVKTVESHVSAVLRKLQLSNRHELTRWATARRLV is encoded by the coding sequence ATGACCGAGAACACCGAAGCGACGACCCAGGGACCGGAACGCCGGGTACGGGTCGTCCTCGTGGACGACCACCGGATGTTCCGCACCGGTGTCCAGGCCGAGATCGGCCGCACCGAGGAGACCGGGGTCGAGGTCGTCGGCGAGGCCGCCGACGTCGACCAGGCCGTCACCGTCATCACGGCGACCCGCCCCGAGGTCGTCCTCCTCGACGTCCACCTCCCCGGCGGCGGCGGCGTCGAGGTACTGCGCCGCTGCGCCCCGCTGATGTCGGCCGCCGAGAACCCGGTCCGCTTCCTCGCGCTCTCCGTCTCCGACGCGGCCGAGGACGTCATCGGGGTCATCCGGGGCGGCGCCCGCGGCTACGTCACCAAGACGATCACCGGCGACGACCTGGTCAACTCGGTCTTCCGGGTCCAGGAGGGCGACGCGGTCTTCTCGCCCCGCCTGGCCGGCTTCGTGCTCGACGCCTTCGCCTCCACGGACGCCCCGCCGGTCGACGAGGACCTGGACCGGCTCACCCAGCGCGAGCGCGAGGTGCTGCGGCTGATCGCCCGGGGCTACGCGTACAAGGAGATCGCCAAGCAGCTCTTCATCTCGGTGAAGACGGTGGAGTCGCACGTCTCCGCGGTGCTCCGCAAGCTCCAGCTCTCCAACCGCCACGAGCTGACCCGCTGGGCGACGGCGCGCCGCCTGGTCTGA
- a CDS encoding PspC domain-containing protein, producing MPTATTRAAGAPATDPEEPPARKLYRSAEGRMLGGVARGLAGHLGLPVAWVRLVFLGLFMADGLGAVLYAVFWIVVPLGVGGVEAPRSLFITAPDGSRRLRKPDRGQVFALVGLFVGALIFLANVNMGSGADRYIWPILLIGAGSVLVWRQADNARRAQWMEVGRRRSMLHLARGLAGVALVGLGLAAFLVVRGSAAQLGNVLTAAIAVLTGIALLAGPYLVRMTQDLSEERLMRIRAQERAEVAAHVHDSVLHTLTLIQRNAEDAGEVRRLARAQERELRNWLYDPGGTGKDADDEPATLAEAVKRAAAEVEDKHGVPLEVVVVGDCPLDEKTTAQLQAAREAMVNAAKYGGEGGAVQVYAEVEGRTVFISVRDRGPGFDLDAVPEDRMGVRESIVGRMRRNGGTARLRSVPGGGTEVELEMERAGE from the coding sequence ATGCCAACCGCCACGACCCGAGCCGCCGGTGCACCGGCCACCGACCCGGAGGAGCCACCGGCGCGCAAGCTGTACCGCAGCGCCGAGGGGCGCATGCTGGGCGGCGTCGCGCGCGGCCTCGCCGGACACCTCGGGCTGCCGGTCGCCTGGGTGCGGCTCGTCTTCCTCGGCCTCTTCATGGCGGACGGCCTCGGCGCGGTGCTCTACGCGGTGTTCTGGATCGTGGTGCCCCTCGGCGTCGGCGGCGTCGAGGCCCCGCGCTCCCTCTTCATCACGGCTCCGGACGGCAGCCGCCGGCTCCGCAAGCCCGACCGGGGGCAGGTCTTCGCGCTCGTCGGGCTCTTCGTCGGCGCCCTGATCTTCCTCGCCAACGTGAACATGGGCAGCGGCGCCGACCGCTACATCTGGCCCATCCTCCTCATCGGGGCCGGCTCCGTGCTGGTCTGGCGGCAGGCCGACAACGCCCGCCGCGCCCAGTGGATGGAGGTGGGCCGCCGCCGGAGCATGCTGCACCTGGCGCGCGGTCTCGCCGGGGTCGCGCTCGTCGGCCTCGGGCTCGCCGCGTTCCTGGTGGTGCGCGGCTCGGCCGCCCAGCTCGGGAACGTCCTCACCGCCGCCATCGCGGTGCTCACCGGCATCGCGCTGCTCGCCGGCCCCTACCTCGTCCGCATGACCCAGGACCTCTCCGAGGAACGCCTGATGCGCATCCGCGCCCAGGAACGCGCCGAGGTCGCCGCCCACGTCCACGACTCGGTGCTGCACACCCTCACCCTGATCCAGCGCAACGCCGAGGACGCCGGAGAGGTCCGCAGACTGGCCCGCGCCCAGGAACGCGAACTGCGGAACTGGCTGTACGACCCCGGCGGCACCGGCAAGGACGCCGACGACGAGCCGGCCACCCTCGCCGAGGCCGTGAAGCGCGCCGCCGCCGAGGTCGAGGACAAGCACGGCGTCCCGCTGGAGGTCGTCGTGGTCGGCGACTGCCCGCTGGACGAGAAGACCACCGCCCAGCTCCAGGCCGCGCGCGAGGCGATGGTGAACGCCGCCAAGTACGGTGGCGAGGGCGGCGCGGTCCAGGTCTACGCGGAGGTCGAGGGCCGGACGGTCTTCATCTCCGTACGCGACCGGGGGCCCGGGTTCGACCTGGACGCGGTCCCCGAGGACCGCATGGGTGTACGAGAATCGATCGTCGGCCGGATGCGGCGCAACGGCGGTACGGCCCGGCTCCGGTCGGTGCCCGGTGGTGGCACGGAAGTCGAGCTGGAGATGGAGAGGGCGGGCGAATGA
- a CDS encoding M23 family metallopeptidase → MNDQHTHAGYAGYDASQTGSYPADPLYGTYPGEQGVAPGSGYDGDFTAVPTPAQHGTYPGQDTSYAAGSSWESGPHEGAHTGAHTGTYAGYAADAQAAHHHPYDTTGSWQTGPTGSPDQTGQWDSSGWQQAATHTTTGQWAFTDTGAFPTTTFESALYEPGTYQAAPATGTYENHGGENHGGYDGTGYATTPSGYGTDAPHYGPTAYATGAYDTGTFDSRTFGAGGYDTTVHGIPVHDTPASGTPVHDTPAYAATAFATGAYDSGAYDATAWNTAPEGPDATPGAAAYIPEQMSYPPDEQHRADPEHLTSAHEAPEHRAPEQHGSAQNDAPHPPDATQDAAPDAVQEPAPESEGPAAGLPDTWPDPYTSAVRPEGRSAARNRARRRTPAKRSALLTIAVPSACVMGVAGIAAASVGGLGGGEETKDDTTTMAAADTSAVKALASNTKLDTQLAGVDAAGADFRDRASRTQERIDLKERQAAEKKKREEEAARKEAARPKYLLPVAQHGLSAYFGQAGVNWMSVHTGIDFPVQYGTPVMAATDGTVRTQWNSAYGNMAIVTMEDGTETWYCHLSSTKIRSGSVKAGDVIAYSGSSGNSTGPHLHFEVRPGGGSAINPLPWLASHGLDPQ, encoded by the coding sequence GTGAACGACCAGCACACCCACGCCGGGTACGCCGGATACGACGCGTCACAGACAGGCAGCTACCCTGCCGATCCGCTCTACGGGACGTACCCCGGCGAGCAGGGCGTCGCTCCCGGTTCCGGATACGACGGCGACTTCACCGCGGTCCCCACGCCCGCCCAGCACGGCACGTATCCCGGTCAGGACACCTCCTACGCCGCCGGCTCCTCCTGGGAGAGCGGCCCGCACGAAGGCGCGCACACCGGCGCACACACCGGCACGTACGCCGGCTACGCGGCCGACGCCCAGGCCGCGCACCACCATCCGTACGACACCACCGGCAGCTGGCAGACCGGCCCGACGGGCTCGCCCGACCAGACCGGGCAGTGGGACTCCAGCGGCTGGCAGCAGGCCGCGACCCACACCACGACCGGCCAGTGGGCCTTCACCGACACCGGGGCCTTCCCCACCACCACCTTCGAGTCGGCCCTGTACGAGCCGGGGACGTACCAGGCGGCCCCGGCCACCGGCACGTACGAGAACCACGGCGGCGAGAACCACGGCGGGTACGACGGCACGGGATACGCCACCACCCCCTCGGGCTACGGAACCGACGCCCCGCACTACGGGCCCACCGCCTATGCGACCGGCGCCTACGACACGGGCACCTTCGACAGCCGGACCTTCGGGGCGGGCGGCTACGACACCACCGTCCACGGCATCCCGGTCCACGACACCCCCGCCTCCGGTACCCCGGTCCACGACACCCCCGCCTACGCGGCCACCGCGTTCGCCACCGGCGCGTACGACAGCGGCGCCTACGACGCGACCGCCTGGAACACCGCACCGGAGGGCCCCGACGCCACGCCCGGGGCGGCCGCGTACATCCCGGAACAGATGTCCTACCCGCCCGACGAGCAGCACCGGGCGGACCCCGAACACCTGACCTCCGCACACGAGGCGCCCGAACACCGGGCGCCCGAACAGCACGGGTCCGCGCAGAACGACGCCCCGCACCCGCCCGACGCCACGCAGGACGCCGCGCCCGACGCCGTACAGGAGCCCGCCCCGGAGTCCGAGGGCCCTGCCGCCGGCCTCCCGGACACCTGGCCCGACCCGTACACCTCCGCCGTACGGCCCGAGGGCCGTTCCGCCGCCCGGAACCGGGCCCGCCGCCGTACCCCCGCCAAGCGGTCCGCGCTGCTGACGATCGCGGTTCCGTCCGCCTGCGTGATGGGCGTCGCGGGGATCGCGGCGGCTTCGGTCGGGGGGCTCGGGGGCGGCGAGGAGACCAAGGACGACACGACGACGATGGCGGCCGCCGACACGTCCGCCGTGAAGGCGCTCGCGTCCAACACCAAGCTCGACACCCAGCTCGCGGGCGTCGACGCGGCCGGGGCGGACTTCCGGGACCGGGCCAGCCGGACGCAGGAGCGCATCGACCTCAAGGAGCGGCAGGCCGCCGAGAAGAAGAAGCGCGAGGAGGAGGCCGCCCGCAAGGAGGCGGCCCGCCCCAAGTACCTGCTGCCGGTGGCGCAGCACGGGCTGAGCGCCTACTTCGGCCAGGCCGGGGTCAACTGGATGTCGGTGCACACCGGCATCGACTTCCCCGTGCAGTACGGGACTCCGGTGATGGCCGCGACCGACGGCACCGTACGCACCCAGTGGAACAGCGCCTACGGCAACATGGCGATCGTGACCATGGAGGACGGCACCGAGACCTGGTACTGCCACCTGAGCAGTACCAAGATCCGCTCCGGTTCGGTGAAGGCCGGCGACGTGATCGCGTACTCCGGCAGCTCCGGCAACTCCACCGGCCCCCACCTGCACTTCGAGGTGCGCCCCGGCGGCGGGTCCGCGATCAATCCACTGCCCTGGCTGGCGAGCCATGGACTCGACCCGCAGTAG
- a CDS encoding C40 family peptidase — protein sequence MAAHRKAAHRKPKQRLFAGSAARSAAALALAGAATATAATGSAQAEPPLTASQVKSKVDQLYRDAEVATEQYNGAKEKAADAARSVDALRDEAARRTGLLNESRHALGSLATAQYRSGGLDPALQLLLTSDPDEYLERASYVEKAGAIQAGTISGIRRQVIGIEQVRARAEDESAVLATRETELARHKKKITTSLSDARRLLHTLTAAERARYEAEHGTGGTGGTTSTGDTGGTSGTTGTTGTGAPSGTAAAPNSRAAEAVAFAYGAIGKPYVWGATGPSAYDCSGLTQAAWRAAGVSLPRTTYTQINAGQRVSRSQLAPGDLVFFYSGISHVGLYVGDGKMIHAPRPGAPIRVAPIDEMPFAGATRVA from the coding sequence GTGGCCGCGCACCGGAAAGCAGCTCACCGCAAGCCCAAGCAGCGCCTGTTCGCCGGCTCTGCTGCCCGCTCCGCCGCCGCCCTGGCCCTCGCCGGGGCGGCCACCGCGACCGCCGCGACCGGTTCCGCCCAGGCGGAGCCCCCGCTCACCGCTTCCCAGGTCAAGTCCAAGGTGGACCAGCTCTACCGGGACGCCGAGGTCGCCACCGAGCAGTACAACGGGGCCAAGGAGAAAGCCGCCGACGCCGCCCGCTCCGTGGACGCGCTGCGCGACGAGGCCGCCCGCCGCACCGGTCTCCTCAACGAGTCCCGGCACGCCCTGGGTTCGCTCGCCACCGCCCAGTACCGCTCGGGAGGTCTGGACCCCGCGCTCCAGCTGCTGCTCACCTCCGACCCCGACGAGTACCTGGAGCGCGCCTCGTACGTGGAGAAGGCGGGCGCCATCCAGGCCGGGACCATCAGCGGCATCCGGCGCCAGGTCATCGGGATCGAGCAGGTCCGGGCCCGCGCCGAGGACGAGTCGGCGGTGCTCGCCACCCGCGAGACCGAACTCGCACGGCACAAGAAGAAGATCACCACCAGCCTCTCCGACGCCCGGCGGCTGCTGCACACCCTCACCGCCGCCGAACGCGCCCGCTACGAGGCCGAGCACGGCACGGGCGGCACCGGAGGCACGACCAGCACGGGCGACACCGGCGGTACGAGCGGCACGACCGGCACGACCGGCACCGGCGCCCCCTCGGGTACCGCCGCCGCCCCGAACTCCCGCGCCGCCGAGGCGGTCGCCTTCGCGTACGGGGCGATCGGCAAGCCGTACGTCTGGGGGGCGACCGGCCCGTCCGCGTACGACTGCTCCGGCCTCACCCAGGCCGCCTGGCGGGCGGCGGGCGTCTCACTGCCGCGCACCACCTACACCCAGATCAACGCCGGGCAGCGAGTCTCCCGCTCCCAGCTCGCCCCCGGTGACCTGGTGTTCTTCTACTCCGGGATCAGCCATGTCGGCCTCTACGTCGGCGACGGCAAGATGATCCACGCACCGCGCCCGGGCGCACCGATCCGGGTCGCCCCGATCGACGAGATGCCGTTCGCGGGGGCGACCCGGGTGGCGTGA